In the Burkholderia multivorans ATCC BAA-247 genome, GCGGACCGCCGTGCAGCACGCGACGCGGCCGCCTCGGTGCACACCGATGCGGCCGTGGCGCCCGCATGACGACACGCTGACGTGCGCGTGGGCATCCATTGCGCCGCGATCACGGACGCGCGTCGCGCCACGCGCTGCTTCGCGCTGCGAAACAACGCATGCTTGTGCACGCCGCGCGTGTGCTGCGCGGCACGATTCGTGCGCACCGTGCGTTCGCGCGCCTTTCGCGTGCATCGGATGCACGGGAACGGCGCGTGCAGCGGCGCGGACAGCGGCATGCGCAGCGGCGTGCGTATCGCGGCCATCCCTATAAGTGCAAATCCCGATGATTGCACTGCACCAACGGCGCGACAATGACGCGCAGCGTGCCTACGCGTCGGCGCGGGAGACCACCCTCGAGGCGTAACACGGCGCTCGGGGCAGCCCGTCGATCCGCTGACCTGTTTCGCGGCCGCTTGCGCGAACTTTCCCGGTGCTTCGCCTGACTTCGTACGGAAGGGAACATGATTCTCGGCGACACGATTCTGGAAACACGCGGACTCACCAAGGAATTCAGGGGCTTCACGGCCGTGAATGGCGTGAACCTGCGCGTGCGTCGCGGTGCCATTCACGCCTTGATCGGTCCGAACGGCGCCGGCAAGACGACCTGCTTCAACCTGCTGACGAAGTTCCTGACGCCGACGGCCGGCCAGATCGTCTTCAACGGCATCGATATCACCGACGAGCGGCCGGCCCAGGTCGCACGCCGCGGGATCATCCGCTCGTTCCAGATTTCGGCCGTGTTCCCGCATCTGACCGCGTTGCAGAACGTGCGCATCGGCCTGCAGCGCGCGCTCGGCACCGAATTCCATTTCTGGCGCAGCGAGCGCACGTTGAAGCGTCTCGACGATCGCGCGATGGATCTGCTCACGCAAGTCGGCCTCACCGATTTCGCGCACGTGCGCACCGTCGAGCTCGCGTACGGGCGCAAGCGCGCGCTCGAGATCGCGACGACGCTCGCGATGGAACCCGAACTGATGCTGCTCGACGAGCCCACGCAGGGGATGGGCCACGAGGACGTCGATCGCGTGACCGCACTGATCAAGAAGGTCGCGAGCGGCCGCACGATCCTGATGGTCGAGCACAACATGAACGTGATCGCCGGCATCTCGGACACGATCACGGTCCTGCAGCGCGGCGAGGTGCTCGCCGAGGGTTCGTATGCGGAGGTGTCGAAGAATCCGCTCGTCATCGAGGCTTACATGGGCAGCGCGGACGCGGCGCTCGCGGGGGCGCACGCATGAAGCACAGCGAACGGGAGGAACGCGAGTTGAGCGGTGTCGAAAGCGGCACGCCCGCGCTGGAAATCACGGGCCTCGAGGCCTGGTACGGGGAATCGCACATTCTGCATGGGGTCGACCTGACCGTTCATCGCGGCGAGGTCGTCACGCTGCTCGGCCGCAACGGCGCGGGCCGCACGACGACGCTGCGCGCGATCATGGGGCTCACGGGCCGCCGCAGCGGCTCGATCAAGGTCGCAGGCAACGAGACGATCGGTCTCGCGACGCACCGCATCGCGCATTTCGGTGTCGGCTATTGCCCGGAGGAGCGCGGGATCTTCTCGAGCCTGTCGTGCGAGGAGAACCTGATGCTGCCGCCGCTGATCGGCGCGCGCGAGAACGCGATGTCGCTCGACGACATCTACGCGATGTTCCCGAACCTGGCTTCGCGGCGGCAGAGCCAGGGCACGCGGCTGTCCGGCGGCGAGCAGCAGATGCTCGCGGTCGCGCGCATCCTGCGCACGGGCGCGAACCTGCTGCTGCTCGACGAGATCTCGGAAGGTCTTGCACCGGTGATCGTGCAGGCGCTCGCGCGCATGATCGTCGCGCTGAAGTCGCGCGGCTACACGATCGTGATGGTCGAACAGAATTTCCGCTTTGCCGCACCGCTCGCCGACCGCTTCTACGTGATGGAGCACGGCCGCATCGTCGAACATTTCCGCGCGTCGGAACTGGAAGGCAAGATGCCGGTCCTGCACGACCTGCT is a window encoding:
- a CDS encoding ABC transporter ATP-binding protein codes for the protein MILGDTILETRGLTKEFRGFTAVNGVNLRVRRGAIHALIGPNGAGKTTCFNLLTKFLTPTAGQIVFNGIDITDERPAQVARRGIIRSFQISAVFPHLTALQNVRIGLQRALGTEFHFWRSERTLKRLDDRAMDLLTQVGLTDFAHVRTVELAYGRKRALEIATTLAMEPELMLLDEPTQGMGHEDVDRVTALIKKVASGRTILMVEHNMNVIAGISDTITVLQRGEVLAEGSYAEVSKNPLVIEAYMGSADAALAGAHA
- a CDS encoding ABC transporter ATP-binding protein, with product MKHSEREERELSGVESGTPALEITGLEAWYGESHILHGVDLTVHRGEVVTLLGRNGAGRTTTLRAIMGLTGRRSGSIKVAGNETIGLATHRIAHFGVGYCPEERGIFSSLSCEENLMLPPLIGARENAMSLDDIYAMFPNLASRRQSQGTRLSGGEQQMLAVARILRTGANLLLLDEISEGLAPVIVQALARMIVALKSRGYTIVMVEQNFRFAAPLADRFYVMEHGRIVEHFRASELEGKMPVLHDLLGV